The sequence ATTCTGCTAATTAGCTACATCCTCTAATCAGGCCTCCATAGCAACTATATCATTCGAAACCGGTTTTTGGATATATGATACATAAAGGTTATACATAATATAAGATTTCATTAACATTGATTTCACAAACGCATCAAAACTACATCACTTTCAACTACTAGCCGAAGTCCCAAGAACATGCATCCACAAAACAACACGAGAGACATACAAAAGGTCTAACTTTGACCAAGTAGCCTTGACCTTATCAGCTGCAACAACACAGTACAGATTTTTTTCAAGAACTCATCAAgttcctcaaaaaaaaaacactcgaTCCTGTTTGATATCATCCtcctttcttattttttatttgcatcatcatcatcagataTTGTAATATATAACTCATCAACACCACAACCACCGCCACCATCAACGTCGTGACAGTTTCCTGAAGCAGGTGTTTTAAGACTTGCTTGATGACCAGAGCTTTGCACAGGGCAGTGGAAGAGATGCGAAACTGGCGACCAACCAGAACCAGAGGTCTTAGCATGACCCGAAAACCCTACCGGAAACATAGCCCACGAGCAGAAAAAGTAAACGCCTTGGCCGTCACTCTCCACCGCCGGCGGCGTCTCCGTCTTAACCGCTTCAAACGCTCTCCTACAGTGCTGACACCTCAACGCGCATTCCTCGTAGCCCTTAGGGTACTCGAAAAGCGCGTAACAGTACGGACAAGCCGTCCAAAAGCTGCTCGTAGCCTCCGAGGTAGTCTCAGCTCGGCTCTGAAACTGCTGCAACTCTCGGTCGTATGATGATTTCCTCGGAGGATCGGAGAGGACGCGCCAAGCATCGGAGACGAGCTTAAGCGCTCGATCGGCGAAAGGGAGACGGTTCACGGTGGGGTTGAGGAGAAGGGCGAGTCTACGGTACTGAACCGCGACGCGTTCGAGGCTTT is a genomic window of Raphanus sativus cultivar WK10039 unplaced genomic scaffold, ASM80110v3 Scaffold3905, whole genome shotgun sequence containing:
- the LOC130507017 gene encoding uncharacterized protein LOC130507017: GAKTLAIRACEDDPSRTHAADYIIAISDTLLAGESTVGDSNLPDWYAVLRLDSRLTQSLERVAVQYRRLALLLNPTVNRLPFADRALKLVSDAWRVLSDPPRKSSYDRELQQFQSRAETTSEATSSFWTACPYCYALFEYPKGYEECALRCQHCRRAFEAVKTETPPAVESDGQGVYFFCSWAMFPVGFSGHAKTSGSGWSPVSHLFHCPVQSSGHQASLKTPASGNCHDVDGGGGCGVDELYITISDDDDANKK